A genomic segment from Malus domestica chromosome 05, GDT2T_hap1 encodes:
- the LOC114824879 gene encoding uncharacterized protein, with protein sequence MDFTSVGKVCVDGKVVNKAGTPVSDKALVQIIAEVPISIAGHKLEAAIEQLGIDVSGKVALDSGLSTGGFTDCLLQFGASLFMELM encoded by the exons TGTAGGGAAAGTGTGTGTAGACGGAAAGGTGGTCAACAAAGCAGGGACTCCAGTCTCAGACAAAGCTCTTGTACAGATAATTGCTGAAGTCCCAATATCTAT AGCAGGACACAAGTTAGAAGCAGCCATTGAACAGCTAGGTATCGATGTTTCTGGCAAAGTAGCTCTTGATTCAGGGTTATCAACCGGTGGATTTACTGACTGTTTACTTCAGTTCGGTGCATCGTTGTTTATGGAGTTGATGTAG